The following DNA comes from Cololabis saira isolate AMF1-May2022 chromosome 7, fColSai1.1, whole genome shotgun sequence.
CTTTCTTTTTCCTGATCTATTATATCTATTAGAGATCTATTATAGTCTCTCTTTGTTTGTTATTCTAGTTGTTTGtaactattttatttaaatccagTTAGCAttgttttagtttattgttCAAACAAGTTGTACAATTTTATATTTCTGTAAGGTCTTTGTTATAAATTTTGTACCCTTAATGGTTTTTTTTATCACCGGTGATGTGTCTTTTTGTGCGCTCCGCATTACCAGATTTGTGTCCATCAGTGAGGGTTTTCAGGTGAAGCCTAGAGGCCATCTGAATCCTGAAAGCAACCATCCTTGACTGTGTCACTGTGCTTTAGTCAGGGTTTTTGTCTTAAAACCAGGAGGAAATGAAGGGGCTACTCCCCCCTAATGTAAACCCACACACTTCCTACCCTACTGCACTCTTAAACACCAACCCCGGGCTCTGTCATCTTTGTTCTCCATCATCACAACCCTGCCAAGTTATGCAATGagaaaagggggagaaaaaaaatctgcattgCAACATGCTGTGTTTGGAAGTATGCTGGTTGGTGTATATTAGTGCCTTACTCgagaacagaaaacaaagctccCATCAGCCTTCCTTCCTACAGCTGTATGAATTACGGAAAATGTGGAAGAAAATATAGCCTCAGTCGTCAAATTGTGTTATAAAACCATCACTGTCACCTCAGGCTGTTGCTATTCATGGCCCGCTGCCTTGCTGCATTGGAGATGTGAGGGGtgtgctgccccctggtggctggAAACGCTCTGGTCCAATCACACCGAACTGGGCCGTGTGTGAGTCATCAGCCTCCCACCCCAGCGAGGACAGAtgggaggtgtgtgtggtgtttgtgtgtggtaCTGGGTGGAGAGGACGCCAGTGGACTGTGAAATAAGGGCTTCCCTCACTTTcagttttttcctcatttttgtgttggtCAGAAGAATCACTTGGCACTTTCATTAAGTGCTATATGAAAAAATAGAGCAAAGACAAGGAAGGGTTCAGTCTTGTTTGATATCAACTGCAGTCATTTGCAGCACTATATCTCTAATTCAAGTATGGTAAGATTTAACTGACCTCTTTCTTGAGCAATAACATATTTTGATGATAAAGAAGATGGAAAATGTTTAACAAGGGAACCCCCTAACTCCATACTAATATGCAGCTTAGCTTAAACATACTGCATGAGGCTACATTTCCTGACATTGAAGCCATCTTTCTCATCCTTGGTCCTCAGGTATCACTTGTCTACATGTTTAGAcgtttccctgctccaacacaccaGACTCAGATCATTAAATCCTTCACAGACTTGTGCAAATTGATAAGGTGGACTATTCATTTTAATCAGGGGTGTTGGAGCAGGGAATGGCAGAGTAATGGTACCCAGTgatggacagtaacggagtaaatttacttgagtactgtacttaagtagggatttgtactttacttgagtattagatttctttggtacttattactcttacttgaatacatttccaagacaaatatttttacttttactcgagtaaatttataggaaggctgaaaagtactgattactttcaggtctgctcttttttgttcttccctaaaatcctattggacacaagctgtttttgtcaaaggaggagacctatcacagtgcacgctctccactgggatgtacgtaaagcggaaatacgtcaagcctcctcaaaacgataccgccaaagtagcctgcgtttgtcaagacagagccgcaacaagtcaagacagagccgcaacaatggctacgcctgcgtcaggagaagaaagacaatccgctgagtcgtctgagtctgataatgagccggactcggagcagggactttcacaaaatccttggccgtatcttaactcaatgtctgagttcgaccgagtaaaaaacgagggcacagacaaaccacagacatttattttcaaatgtttattgtgtctgccgaagcagaactacctctctgctttcaacaactcaacatcgaattctcagaaacaagagttaaaagatccttaaattaatttagaaaaaatatagtaatttactgatgtggaaaataagaaatttactcttactcttactcttacttttacttaaagtaaatttaaaagcatttacttttggatacttaagtacctttaaaagcaagtacttttctactcttactcgagtaatattttgactgagctacttttatttgtaacggagtaaattttgaccagtagtatttgtactcttactcaagtactggggtcgagtactctgtccacctctgatggTACCCAAGGACCAGGATTGGAAAATGATGTCACAGACAAAAGCATTGGTACATTATATCTTTGCTGGAGAAGTCTGTGTTAaaggggtgggtgggggggttgcCTTCagtaactttgtgttaacatTTAATTAAACATACAGTGTTCAGAGTTGtaatgtttgttttgtattattgcTTACTCTTCTTGTGAGAGATTTGCAGCTCTAAATCCATAATTATGACAGCTTTCCTGATAGCTGTACCTTTTACATCGACACACACATTAGAAGTGTCTTACCCCTGGTTTGACTAGAACCAGAATCTTAAAGGGAATTACGATATTTGTTATGGCTCATTAAGCAAAGGATTCCCTGGGTATGCTGAACATCCACCACAGGGCCTTTTATGAGGTTCAAACCAAACATTGGTTCAAGCCTGAGGCTTTCATGATCATAAAAACGTCTCCTCACTCCACCACTGGAAGGAAAGTCAGGTCTATGCAGTTCGCCGAAGTCTGCTACGACACCACCAGAAGTCACTAGATTCAGTTCACTGAACCTTTGACGGGCAGAAAtgtattcattacaaatgaTCAGTCAAATTTGAGATTTTTGTCAACAAATATTAGGGTCATAAAGATATTTTTAATTtgccaaccattttaaaatcttttcatttaaCAATTTTGCATATTTTTGTAATTGAAAAGCAACCCCCACCACCTTTCACCTTTCTCCTGATCATCTGATcaataaacacattttctagCATCAAAAATATTGAAGAGATGGAtattaaatgacaaaaaaagaaagaaaactgtaATCACTGTGACACACAGAGAACAAggtaaactgttttattttatttaagattcagatcttaaaaaaatataaagcaCAACATATTGTGACAAACCTAAGTTCTGAAGGGGCAGAGCTCAAATGTGGGAGTGAACGATGGAGGCTGGAGGGGAAGCGTGGGTCTGAGGTCTGATGTGAGTGGTTACTGACTCCTGGGTGTCAACAGGAAACAGCACTGACAACAATAAAGTGACAAACTAAGATGAactggggatgggggggggtaaAAGTATGTAAACTGGTGAAAACTGATCAGTCTGGTGACACGGAGCAGATCCTTTCACCTGAAGGAAAATATGTCACACAGATTTGCTATCACCCTGAACAGAGTAGAATCTCCATCATAAATGCTGACCACAGAGTGATGCTGTCAGGCAGgtgtaaaacacaaaataaaagtaaacacCATAACAGGAAAACGTTCAAATTAAACTCAAAGGAATAACTTGGACTGGAATAATTAAACCGGATATTCATCTCTGTGACACTGCTGCTACAATACAAGTGTATACTGTACTGCATGTATATTCTTATACATTATATAAACCGACAAAAAAAATGGTCACTTTATTTCAGTGACTAAGCACAAAAAGCTAATAATGTAGCATCACAGTGACTGGTTGAACTGCATTGACAACTTCTGTTTTACAGCTTCTTTTGCATCTGTGTCCCTCCAATCATCCTCTTCTTCTACTTTAAAACGTGTGCGGACCGACGTAGATGGAGAGCCTGAGGGCGGAGCTGGACTGGTAGCTGCCCTGGTAGCTGAGCAGAGGGTTAATTGACACCATCTCCAGGTCCAACGTGTACTCTCGGGGCCCTGACACGGCACGGGCCAGCACCAGCATGGCACTGATGTTATTGATTTGCTAGAGAGGAACAGAATACGTGTTACTGAGGGAGCGTTACACAGCAGGTGGTTACAAACATCAATCCAAACTGGCCTGAGCCATAGCGTGTggaagtatttttattttaatgtgctACAGATCCATACAGGAGTCTTATCTTTTTGTGGCTTGTTAAAAATGTGCTCAGGATGACAGTAAGCTGACCTGTGTTCAGAATTATACCACCAAATTTCATGAACTAACAAAACTGATGAGAGAAGAAAATGTCTTTCAAACACATTTCATACATGAGGAAGTTTTTGAAGGAGATGTgtgaaaaaacattttccatGTTGGAGCACGTTATATTCAAGATACTAATTGAAAAGTCTGACATAACTCAACCCTGTCACTTGTTATAATGTGAGTATAAGCCTGTTCAGATATGCAGCCAGATGTTATGGTCTGACTGCAACCATCCTTATATTTATGGACAGCACATGACTCATTGCAAGTCATGCGTTGAACTGTAATACACACAGGAATGCTGGAATAATGTAACAGGCGTCCAGCAGTTAATATACCAACCATAGAATTCTGTTGCATATAAACTTGATAAACCCTGGGGATTTACTGTTGCTCCATTTCTATTTACTTTTTTATACATTCTAGATATTAATAGTATTTTTGTCTGTTCGTTTACATGGGCAGGGTTTAACAATACGTACACCAAGAAGAAGTTGGACGTCATAGCTGTTATGTAAAACATTAAGTAAGTTGAGTGAACCGTATAAAAATTGCATAAAGCAAAGGTTTTGAACTCCCGGTTTTGAGGCACAATgactaaagtttgatttgaagtTCTAGGTGAAGAACAAAGGTCGAAATACACTGTAGGACTTTAATGAAAAACTTAAAAGCCTCAAATACTGCAAGTAAATATCAAGTAACACTTAAGCTCTTGTTTGATAAAGTTAAGATAAATTTAGTTTCTGAATACTATAATGCATTTTTTTCAACTACATTTATgtagttgaaaaaaaatcttgatgTTAGAAGAATTTCTAAATAAAATGTGTAAAAAGTCAATGTTTACAGTTTGTTAGAGTTCTTTTAGAGTTCTTGTTAGAGGGGTTTATAAACTCAGCTATTATTGCATGACCTGTAAGCACTTGTGAAGCTGAACTGTGAATCAGCAGATCAAACCCCATCATGCTCCCTCTCGGTGCCCAGGGTCTCACCCTGATGTAAAAGTCTCCGTTCTCGTCCCCGGACCGGATGCGGAAGGTGTTGTAAGCCCCTGCAGAGACGCTGGTAGCCTGAATCTGGAAGATGTCGGAGGGGACGGTGCGCTCCGAGGTGATACTCATGTAGCGGTGGACCACAGAGAAGGGCAGATCTCGACAGGCAGGCTTGTTGACGGGGCACACGCAGCGGCTGCTCACACACAGAGGAGTATAACACCAGAGTAAgttaaacatacatacatactgttaatttgaatattgtgattttctgtaatgcaattacaaaaacaaaaatgtcatacattctggattaatttcaaatcaactgaaatattgcaagccttttattattttaatattgctgatcatggcttacagtttaagaaaactcaaatatcctatctcaaaaaatgtgaatattctgggaatgttaattttaaactgtaaaccataatcagcaatattaaaataataaaaggcttgcaatatttcagttgatttgtaatgaatccagaatgtatgacatttttttttttttttttaattgcattacagaaaataaagaactttatcacaatattctaattttctgagacagtcctgtaaagtgAAAGGGCATTTCTCATGGTGATAGCAGTTAAAATATCAACCAGCAGATGGCGTAATATGACAAAGAGAAGAATAATCTGAACTATTTTAAGGAACTAAGCTTTAACAGTAGCCTTCCTCACTCATGTTCATGTAACACACTTTTCACACAACCAAATCATCTGGGATACGTTAACAAGCACCCACACCTGCTGCAGCTTGTTCTCAGCTGTAACAGTTTTCTTATTGCTCTGGACGGCGTTCacaagaaaaaagttgtaaaGTTGGACTCATATGTGGAAAAAGTAATTGGGGTAATTTTTCCGTCTGAGGCACACTCAGCACAGGCCCTGATTATATTCAAAGCTGATGGCCAACACATATTTCGGTAATTAGAACAAGGCTTTCCGAAGACTGGCTTTGTGTGTAAACACACGGCAGCTTTCATGAGGTGCCACTCACTTGTCAGATAGTTGTACGTAAGGGTCTAGGCAACGGTTTTCCTCCACACACTGGTACCGTCCATGAATATTCACACAGGTCTGTGTGTCAGTGCACTGATGTTCACCAGTTTCACACTCGTTTATATCTGCAGAGAACAAACAGCTCGTGAGGTTTGATTGAGCAGCATGAGATGGAGCAGCCGCCGGTGAATTAATATTTATTGAGTCACAGCAGTGTTCATAACTGTGAGAGTACAGAGGGAAAAGTGGAGGAAGTGGAGGCCGGCGTGCTTACCCTGGCACATTCTGCTGCCCAGCAGCTTGTATCCATCTGGACACACACAGGAGAACTTCCCCGGTTCGTTGACACACTGAAACTGGCATAAGTAACTGGAGTAGCTGCATTCGTCGATGTCTGACAACATACAAGCTCAGGGCTTCATCAACTGTCCACAATCCAGAGCAAAgtgaaacaggaaaaaaacaacatctacACTGATCTTTCAGTCTCTTACCGTTACAAATAAAGCCGTCAGGTCCAAGCTCGTAGCCCTGGTCACAGCGACAAAGGAAGGTCCCGTAAGTGTTGTAACACCTCTGAGAGCAAGGAGCCCCCATCTCACACTCATTCACATCTGAAACAGGAGAAAGTACGGTTAATTGTCTCAAACTCTCAGATGAGGTTCAATATATATGgaaataaatcacctttttcactcttttttggAAAAAGGTAGATTAACAGGCTGCACCATTGCATGCCATGGCATATGCCACCAGGTACATAtaatgttacacaaaaacattacCTTATTGATGGTGGTAAAATGCTATTAATAATACTTTAGTTTACTGAACCCAAACTGGGTTGATGAGGGCTGTTGTATCTCCCCACCTTGTGCTTCTTTGTCTTCCCTTTCTTTAGTCTCCCTGTCAGTTACCTAATAATCAATCTCAGCAGAACATCTTGAGAGATGTCTCACGTCCTACACTGCTAATCCAAAAGAGAGGGTGAATATGGATCAAATAATTATGGGTGAGGCTCAATAGGTAAATCCTTTGTGAAAGACTTCAGGATCTGTGATGTAAAAGAAACGGCCATGACATATTATGCCACACTTGAATTGAACCAAAAGTAAAATATGATATTGtctttttaaatactttttttgtggctctagtggcctttattcaaggTGTAGATaagaagggggtagagagagagaatggggacgacatgCAGGAAAGGGGGGCAGGCTGGGActggaacctgcgaccgctgcaggaccatagcctcagtacatgggccACTGTGCCCACCCAGCAGCCGTAAAATATGATATTTTCATTACCAAACTGTAACCGCAGTGATCATGAAATACAGCTTCAggttgaaactgatgattacAGTGATTACTTCACTGTATGTTGCATTTCAGTGAGATTTATGAACAAAGGAATCAAGGACATGgagacacaaataaaaacaattcactGGAACATATACTGTAGCCTATATTTTAACAGTAGAGGGCGCTCCAATAAGCAAAACCGCATTCTGCCTAGTACCGGTAAGTGCTGTGTGTTTATACAGCAGGAGGTTCCAGGACTGAGACGTGTCCTCTTGTCACGTCAAGAATGGACTGCTGGCTTTGGCAAAGGTCGGTGCTCTCCAAGTGCCCTTCCCGTCTCCCGTCTATCCTTACTTACAATATTCAACTCTTGAGGTTGAAATGTACTtacagtaaatataatgaattaacctgaaaaaaatgtaatttgtctTTTGGCCTGGACtgtgctgtgtgtgtatgtatgtatatatatatatatatatatatatatatatatatatatatatatatatatatatatatatatatatatacacatatatatatatatacacacacatatatatatatatatatatatatatatatatatatatgtgtgtgtatatatatatatatatatatatatatatatatatatgtgtgtgtatatatatatatatatatatatatatatatatatatatatatatatatatatacatacacacacacatatatatatatatatatatatatatatatatacatacacacacacatatatatatatatatatatatatatatatatatatatatatatgtgtgtgtatatatatatatatatatatatatatatatatatatatatatatatatatatatacacatatatatatatatacacacacacatatatatatatatatatatatatatatatatacatacacacacacatatatatacatatataagccTATAACAGGCTTATTGATTATTTTAGtttgtaaaatataattattagTACAGATAAATGTAAATTTTAAACTGGTTCTTATTGACTATGAGGAGAGACAAAAGAAGTGGGCGTTAAATACCTGGAAATATTTGTCTCCAGTTCCCAGATGATAAAAATGGTTCTTCGTGTTCATTTTGCGGTTAAGCTCTTATTTTAGGTAATATTATGCAAGCAGGCTTTAATTTTGCATTTTCATATTTACAGTTTTGCTACTTATGACTCACCAATGCAAGACCGGTTGTTTCCTGCAATCTGGAAACCGGGCTCACACTGACACGAGAAGGAACCAGGGACGTTGACGCAGCGATGCTGACAGTACCTGTACCTGCACTCATCAATGTCTAAGAAGGAGAAAAACATAGAGAGAAGCTTTATAAGCGTACTTACAAAACAATATCACCCTGCAGCAAAAAGTGGCCTGAGCTGCTGCATTGGAGCTTAGAAACCTCACCGATGCACTCGGTGCCAACTTTGCGGTACCCATCGGGACACTGACAGCTGAAGGCCCCCACTGAGTTGATGCATTCCTGGCTGGGCTGGCAGTCATGTTCATCTCGTTCACACTCATCAAcatctgtgtgtgagtgtgcagggggtaaaacacaaaaaaacaaatgccaAATGTGGTTATTGTGAGCAAGCAAAACATAATTCAGCATGACTGACAAACGAGATATGACTGTAGCCACAATGTTCTCCTCACTTGCACCCAACAGCTGAGAATATGTTGAATCATGCTTTCTGTCTCATGCAGGCCTGACAAACACCTTGCCATCCTCCAGCACAAGCTGGTTTCACGCCACAAGTCGCTTACTAAAAACACAGCAGCTGTCCTTGTGTGAAATCTTTTAAATTCCTACACTACCCGTCTGTCTCCCATGGACTCACACCCACCCAGATTGCACCAACGTGCTGCCTAAAGACCTGCCTACTGCAGCCACCTGTCCCTCACGACCAACAAAAACGTTACACAATCACTCTCTCATACAAACATGCTCATCGTGTGGCCACCTGTCCACCTTTAAGCCCcagacaaagaaagaaatatcaGAAACCCACCCACACAGCTGTCTCCTTGCGGCTCGTAGCCTGAGGGGCAAGGGTTAAAGGCCTCAGTGGGAGTGATTGAGGGCTCTGAGGCAGAGATGACTGACGCAGACCGGGGAAGGCACAGGTAGCCTCCGTAGTGGTTGAAGCACTTCATTTCCCCTTTGCAGGCATCTGGAATGGTCTCACACTCATTTATATCTGATGGGAGATGAACAAACAGATATTTCATAAAAGCAGGTATTTGCATGCTGCATATTAACAAAGACTTGTAGAGTAAGGAGGGGTTAAAATGTTGGTAGGAGAAGTTTTACCTCTGCAGTGCTCAGTGTGAGCGTCCCAGTGATACCCATCTGTGCATTCCTAAAAAAAAGCAATAGAGAGAAGGAGTATGTGagaaaatgatggaaaaaaagatgtgaacaGTCTCTCTGAGCCAAGCTGTTGCATAATATAttcataatacataataaatcTCCAGtagtggaaataaaataaaaaaagaagggtTGTTTCTTGTTTCCTCTGTGTTCATGTTAGATTGTTGAACCATAACACATAAAGCCTGCCTCAGTCCAAGGGatttgacattttaaacttttttcctcaacacaaATGGGATTTCAGACATAAATATACTGTTGAGGAGAAAGTAAAGTTCTGTGATCTgcttggaaagaaaaaagaaaaaagaaactgcagAAACATGGTATTAAAGTCAAATGTGACCCCAGCATTGATCATTATAAAGTTGAGAGACGAAGAAATGTGATTTGAGGCCAACACTttggcgcacacacacacacacacacacacacacacacacacacacacacacacacacacacacacacacacacacacacacacacacacacacacacacacacacacacacacacacacacacacacacacacacacacacacacacacacacacacacacacacacacacacacagggtttGGGCACTTCAGGTCAAAACGCTTGTGGACAGTAAATACATAAAGTAAGAGAAACATCACCcgaaattcaaaagttataatataatatttagaACAAGAATATTATTTTCATCTCTACATTTGCTCAtgtgagaggaaaaaagagaaacaatcaTGAAGCAAAAGTTTGGGCACCCTCCCATGGTAAAAGTCACCGTTTGGAAACACTTTCTGTGGTCAGCTAAGAGTTTTCCAGTTCACATTTCTGGCTATTTTAACCCTTTACTGGGCGGTTTACTATTTTGTAGCTTAAGTGAGTTACAAAAGAGTGGAACTACAACTATTTTTCTGTAAAATGCTTGTAACTCTAAGGTCATTGTATGATCTTGAATTAACTTTTCATAGAAAATCATAATTAGTGCATGAGGCTATGAGAATCTTGGACAGTCTTTCATCCTGCACCGTGTGAAGTTTTGTATTTTAAGGTGTGTTTGGGCTCATTCCCAGATAGAAGCACTTCTCTCTTCATCTTCTCTCGGCCTTGCTAAAGGCCATGTGATTTATTGATCTCAAGGCAGAACAGTAGAACAGTGTACAGATCTTCATGGAAGTCTCAGCAGCCAAacagatttgttttgtttacttgaaagatagaaaaaaatatctcattttttatttagtaCATTAAGCTTACCCCCTCTCTACTTTTAGTGACACAAATTATAACCCAGGGTCCCCAAACCTTTGCAAGCATCTTTCAGGATATGGAaagtggatgcaaatttttaaaaaagagtGGAAAAGAGAAGGCGCAGGAGAGATTCATCCATCCTTACCGTGTAGGTGTCAGTTTCTTTATGCGTTTGTGAAATTGCACTGCGGAGGAgcacagacacgcacacgcacaggcATAAGACTGACACACAAGCACCCTGCATACTAATGTACTAACTTATACGtaactggacagaaaaacacaagtaaaacatgcacacagccacacatacACCACTTTCACACAGGTAGTAGTCCCGTGAAGTCGAGACTCTGTGATGTACAGAGCAGTCAATAAGTGGTACCTGTAGTTCAGAAAGAGACAGATGGAGGGGGGGGACATAGAATGGCAACATTAAAAACTTAAATTCACTAGGCTGGTAAGTATGAATTACcatgaagccaaaaaaaaagtgcagatcCGAGTTTTCACGAGGTCGGTACTCTTACAGTTAGCTTTGCGAACTCTGTGAACTGAACAGTTACCCTTTACTGGCAGC
Coding sequences within:
- the efemp2a gene encoding EGF-containing fibulin-like extracellular matrix protein 2a, with amino-acid sequence MQGACVSVLCLCVCVSVLLRSAISQTHKETDTYTECTDGYHWDAHTEHCRDINECETIPDACKGEMKCFNHYGGYLCLPRSASVISASEPSITPTEAFNPCPSGYEPQGDSCVDVDECERDEHDCQPSQECINSVGAFSCQCPDGYRKVGTECIDIDECRYRYCQHRCVNVPGSFSCQCEPGFQIAGNNRSCIDVNECEMGAPCSQRCYNTYGTFLCRCDQGYELGPDGFICNDIDECSYSSYLCQFQCVNEPGKFSCVCPDGYKLLGSRMCQDINECETGEHQCTDTQTCVNIHGRYQCVEENRCLDPYVQLSDNRCVCPVNKPACRDLPFSVVHRYMSITSERTVPSDIFQIQATSVSAGAYNTFRIRSGDENGDFYIRQINNISAMLVLARAVSGPREYTLDLEMVSINPLLSYQGSYQSSSALRLSIYVGPHTF